One Aegilops tauschii subsp. strangulata cultivar AL8/78 chromosome 7, Aet v6.0, whole genome shotgun sequence genomic window carries:
- the LOC109749062 gene encoding uncharacterized protein, which translates to MSMRSSVHVPAAVAALLGHPVAALSERPAPRLTRLLMNVTVQQSLWPVHVLLGADATVADFTRAAVAAYAAEGHRPPLPADNGATDAGARFELHLSKHALVALNPEVKVLDLGSRNFFLCSNISAYGKVRLRSSAPTQVIAAVSIL; encoded by the exons ATGAGCATGAGGAGCTCCGTGCACGTGCCAGCCGCGGTAGCTGCGCTGCTGGGCCACCCGGTGGCGGCCCTGTCGGAGAGGCCGGCGCCGCGGCTGACGCGTCTGCTGATGAACGTGACGGTGCAGCAGAGCCTGTGGCCCGTGCATGTGCTGCTGGGTGCGGACGCCACCGTGGCCGACTTCActcgcgccgccgtcgccgcctatGCCGCCGAGGGGCACAGGCCGCCGCTCCCCGCCGATAACGGCGCCACAGACGCGGGCGCACGGTTCGAGCTGCACCTCTCCAAGCACGCCCTCGTCG CTCTGAACCCGGAGGTCAAGGTGCTGGACCTGGGCTCTCGCAACTTCTTCCTTTGCTCCAACATATCAGCTTACGGAAAGGTGCGGCTACGCTCGAGTGCACCCACGCAGGTTATCGCGGCCGTCAGTATTCTCTGA